A single Desulfovibrio piger DNA region contains:
- the rpsP gene encoding 30S ribosomal protein S16, producing the protein MAVKLKLTRLGSKKHPFYRVVAANDETRRDGRPLEFLGYYNPMTDPAEVKLDAEKVKAWLDRGAEPTDTVRALLKKMA; encoded by the coding sequence ATGGCTGTTAAGCTGAAATTGACCCGTCTGGGCAGCAAGAAGCATCCTTTCTACCGCGTCGTGGCCGCCAACGACGAAACCCGTCGTGATGGCCGTCCGCTGGAATTCCTGGGCTACTACAATCCCATGACCGATCCCGCCGAAGTGAAGCTGGACGCCGAAAAGGTGAAGGCCTGGCTGGATCGCGGTGCCGAACCCACCGACACCGTCCGCGCCCTGCTCAAGAAGATGGCCTAA
- a CDS encoding KH domain-containing protein, whose amino-acid sequence MKALIEFIARSLVDAPDQVQVTEVEGEQTTVLELKVAKEDLGKVIGKQGRTARAMRTLLSAASTKAKKRVVLEILE is encoded by the coding sequence ATGAAAGCTTTGATTGAATTTATCGCCCGTTCGCTCGTGGACGCCCCTGATCAGGTGCAGGTCACCGAGGTGGAAGGCGAGCAGACCACTGTGCTGGAATTGAAGGTCGCCAAGGAAGATCTCGGTAAGGTGATCGGCAAGCAGGGCCGCACGGCACGCGCCATGCGCACCCTGCTCAGTGCCGCTTCCACCAAGGCCAAAAAGCGCGTCGTGCTCGAGATCCTGGAATAA
- the rimM gene encoding ribosome maturation factor RimM (Essential for efficient processing of 16S rRNA), whose amino-acid sequence MGTLARPHGIKGEICVDWYADSPSLLDGPFWLQAGDAPPRPARARSWRMHKGRPLLLLEGVTGRNDIEALRGQKILVDRDLLPPVDDDEVYVEDVLGFAVMLPDGTRLGVLDHVEYPAGLEVWSIVTDDGREVLFPAEASFIEGFDLEGERIHIAPPEGLLDIYLGGDGQA is encoded by the coding sequence ATGGGCACGCTCGCGCGCCCGCACGGCATCAAGGGGGAGATCTGCGTCGACTGGTACGCAGACTCCCCTTCGCTGCTGGACGGTCCCTTCTGGCTGCAGGCGGGCGATGCGCCGCCGCGTCCTGCCCGGGCCCGTTCCTGGCGCATGCACAAGGGCCGCCCCCTGCTCCTGCTGGAAGGCGTGACCGGCCGAAACGACATCGAAGCCCTGCGCGGCCAGAAGATCCTTGTGGACCGCGACCTGCTGCCGCCCGTGGATGACGATGAAGTCTATGTGGAAGACGTGCTGGGTTTTGCCGTCATGCTGCCCGACGGCACCCGTCTGGGGGTGCTGGATCATGTGGAATACCCCGCCGGGCTGGAGGTCTGGAGCATCGTGACCGATGACGGCAGGGAAGTGCTTTTCCCCGCCGAGGCCTCCTTCATCGAAGGTTTCGATCTGGAAGGGGAGCGTATCCACATCGCGCCGCCGGAAGGCTTGCTGGACATCTATCTGGGGGGGGACGGCCAGGCCT